Proteins from a genomic interval of Oharaeibacter diazotrophicus:
- a CDS encoding ABC transporter ATP-binding protein, translating to MAEIRVEKLHKAFGAFTAVKESSFTVADGEFFVMLGPSGCGKTTTLRMIAGLELPTSGTITLGGEDVTFARASRRDIAFVFQLFALYPHMNVRANISYPLRNQGVAKAEIAARVEETARILRISHLLDRSVSGLSSGDRQRVALGRAIVRKPLAFMMDEPLGALDTEMREVMIGELRALHDRLGATTIYVTHDQHEAMAMADKIAVMNRGAIEQFATPQEIYDRPASLFVADFIGQPSMNLIRFHGAARRGDTAVAIGEHPVGVGRIGADLTERALVLGVRPEHIRLVDGGVMPGRALGAEYLGTQQIVTLETPYGAVRARVPADRRVDRGELVGLDFLPERVSLFDGASGAAIPTGGA from the coding sequence ATGGCCGAGATCCGTGTCGAGAAGCTCCACAAGGCGTTCGGCGCCTTCACCGCGGTGAAGGAGTCGAGCTTCACCGTCGCCGACGGCGAGTTCTTCGTCATGCTCGGGCCGTCCGGCTGCGGCAAGACGACGACGCTGCGCATGATCGCCGGCCTCGAACTGCCGACGTCGGGCACCATCACGCTCGGCGGCGAGGACGTCACCTTCGCCCGCGCCTCGCGGCGCGACATCGCCTTCGTGTTCCAGCTGTTCGCGCTCTACCCGCACATGAACGTGCGCGCCAACATCTCCTATCCCCTGCGCAACCAGGGGGTCGCCAAGGCGGAGATCGCCGCGCGCGTCGAGGAAACCGCGCGCATCCTCCGCATCTCCCACCTCCTCGACCGCTCGGTCTCGGGCCTCTCCTCCGGCGACCGCCAGCGCGTCGCCCTCGGCCGGGCGATCGTCCGCAAGCCCCTCGCCTTCATGATGGACGAGCCGCTCGGCGCGCTCGACACCGAGATGCGCGAGGTGATGATCGGTGAACTGCGCGCCCTCCACGACCGGCTCGGCGCCACCACCATCTACGTCACCCACGACCAGCACGAGGCGATGGCTATGGCCGACAAGATCGCGGTGATGAACCGCGGCGCGATCGAGCAGTTCGCCACCCCGCAGGAGATCTACGACCGGCCGGCCAGCCTGTTCGTCGCCGACTTCATCGGCCAGCCGTCGATGAACCTGATCCGCTTCCACGGCGCCGCCCGGCGCGGCGACACCGCGGTCGCGATCGGCGAGCACCCGGTCGGCGTCGGCCGGATCGGTGCCGACCTCACCGAGCGGGCGCTGGTGCTCGGCGTCCGGCCCGAGCACATCCGCCTCGTCGACGGCGGGGTGATGCCGGGGCGCGCGCTCGGGGCGGAATATCTCGGCACCCAGCAGATCGTCACGCTGGAGACGCCCTACGGCGCGGTCCGCGCCCGGGTGCCGGCCGACCGCCGCGTCGACCGCGGCGAACTCGTCGGCCTCGACTTCCTGCCCGAGAGGGTGTCCCTGTTCGACGGCGCCAGCGGCGCCGCGATCCCGACCGGAGGCGCGTGA
- a CDS encoding carbohydrate ABC transporter permease: MSGNTSAHSVVEPGRAVKWIAGIAVVGYALVSMIPLFWIFVTGLKTPPDSISYPPKIVFQPSLEGYCNLFTTRTRQTPEYIASLPPATEVCDEITRGRNMVIAGPSNYVPRFVNSVVVAFGSTFLAVALGTLSAYGFSRFKVPLADDLLFFILSTRMMPPIAVAIPIYLMYRELGLSDTAVGMILLYTAVNVSLAVWLLKGFIDEIPREYEEAAMIDGYTRLQAFWKVVLPQAATGIAATAIFCLIFAWNEYAFAVLLTSGSAQTAPPFIPTIIGEGGMDWPAVGAGTTIFLVPILVFTILLRKHLLRGITFGAVRK, encoded by the coding sequence ATGAGCGGCAACACGTCGGCCCATTCGGTGGTCGAGCCCGGCCGGGCGGTGAAGTGGATCGCGGGGATCGCGGTGGTCGGCTACGCGCTGGTCTCGATGATCCCGCTGTTCTGGATCTTCGTCACCGGCCTCAAGACCCCGCCGGACTCGATCTCCTATCCGCCGAAGATCGTGTTCCAGCCCTCGCTCGAGGGCTACTGCAACCTCTTCACCACCCGGACGCGGCAGACGCCCGAGTACATCGCCTCGCTGCCGCCGGCGACCGAGGTCTGCGACGAGATCACCCGCGGCCGCAACATGGTGATCGCCGGGCCGTCCAACTACGTGCCGCGCTTCGTCAATTCCGTCGTTGTCGCCTTCGGCTCGACCTTCCTGGCGGTGGCGCTCGGCACCCTGTCGGCCTACGGCTTCTCGCGCTTCAAGGTGCCGCTCGCCGACGACCTCTTGTTCTTCATCCTGTCGACCCGGATGATGCCGCCGATCGCGGTCGCGATCCCGATCTACCTGATGTACCGCGAGCTCGGCCTGTCCGACACCGCGGTCGGGATGATCCTGCTCTACACCGCGGTCAACGTCTCGCTGGCGGTGTGGCTCCTCAAGGGCTTCATCGACGAGATCCCGCGCGAGTACGAGGAGGCCGCCATGATCGACGGCTACACCCGGCTGCAGGCGTTCTGGAAGGTGGTGTTGCCGCAGGCGGCGACCGGCATCGCGGCGACGGCGATCTTCTGCCTGATCTTCGCCTGGAACGAATACGCCTTCGCGGTGCTGCTGACCTCCGGCTCGGCGCAGACCGCCCCGCCCTTCATCCCGACCATCATCGGCGAGGGCGGCATGGACTGGCCCGCGGTCGGGGCCGGCACCACCATCTTCCTGGTGCCGATCCTGGTGTTCACCATCCTCCTGCGGAAGCACCTCCTCCGCGGCATCACCTTCGGAGCCGTGCGCAAATGA